The Deltaproteobacteria bacterium DNA window CAGAGATCACAGAGCTTTCTTAATTTAGCCACAGACCCACACGGACTGACACAGACATTTTTTTTTGTTCGACCGCTCCGTCTTTGCTCATCCTTCACCAGACGGCTCCGATCGAACAAAATCAGTCATCGCTGGCGCGAATTATCCTTTTTCCATTATACCATTCCATAATCGTTTTCGTTTTGCGAAGAATGAGCAACCGAGAAAGATTGAAGAAATGTAATAATGTCTGTGAAATTCTGTGTGGGTCTGTGGCAATGAATAATGTTCTTTCTCCACGCCTCTACGAACTCTGCCTGCCCAGTGAAATCTTTGTTGTTCTTATTTCACCGGGGCGAAAGACAATAGATAGCGGCGAAGCCGCGTCTCATAATAGTTTGGCACAAACTATTATTCTGGCAAGGCGTCTGGCGCGACATCTTTCAGGCACGGATAGTGCCGGTCCTTGTCCGAAAGAACGGGGTCTTTCAGGGGCCACTGGATGCCGATGCCCGGGTCCGACCAGAGGACGCCCTTTTCGCAGTCCGGCGCGTAATAATCGCTGCACTTGTAGGTGAAGACGGCTGCCTCGCTCAACACGCAGTATCCGTGGGCAAAGCCCTCGGGTACGAAGAACTGGCGCTTGTTTTCCGCGGACAGGGTCACCCCGGCCCACTTGCCGAAGAAGGGCGACCCCCGGCGGATGTCCACGATCACGTCCAGCACCGCTCCCTGCACCACCTGGACCAGTTTGGCCTGGGCGTGGGGGTGCTGGTAGTGCAGGCCGCGCAGGGTGCCTTTGCCGGAGCTCGACAGGTTGTCCTGCACAAAGATGGTTTGGATGCCGTTTTCGGCAAAGCGCCTCTTCTGATAGGTTTCGCAGAAAAAGCCGCGCCGGTCCGGATAGACGTCCGGCTCGATGATCTTGGGCCCCGGGATGTCGATGTCGATTAGGTTCATAAAGCGAGTTGTTGGGTTCGGCTCAGGGTTTAGGAACCTCGTAAAACGTGAGATGTGAGACGTTAGACGTGCTGCTCGTTTCACGTCTTACGTTTTGCGGTATGCGTTCTATTTTTTACGCCTTGCGCCATACCCCTTTCGATAGTTACTTTCTCAACACATACGGACTGCGCGTGTAGAAGCTGACGCCGAGGTAGACCCGGTTCTCGTAAAATTCCTGGTTGTCGTCCGTGGAGATTAGGTCGTAAAAAGAATAGTTCAGGTTCAAGGCGCAGTAATAGGCGACCAGGTAGCGCAACCCCATCCCTGCCCGGAAGGTGTTGTCGTAGCGCTCCGGGCTTTGGTCGACATAGGCGTTGTACCCGTAGGAAGCGCTCAGGTTGCCGCTTAAATCTTCCTGAAAGTTGTAAACCGCGTTCCCGCCGACAGAGGTGTAGTAGTACAATCCCAGGTTCTGAGCTGAGGCGTAATCGTAGTCCAGCCCGTTGCGCACGAAAGCGGACAGGCTGCCCCTTTTGAAGGGCCATGTTTTGCGGCCCTCGCCAAAAACGCTTGTCCCGTATTCTTCTTTGCGGTCGCTGTAGGCCCTGATGAGGGGGCCGGCCTCCAGGCTTAGAGAGGTGGTTTCGTCGGGGGTGTAGTCGAAGCCGATGCTCGGGTAATAGAGCTGATAGTCGTCCGAATCTCCCAGGTAAGTCATCACGGTGTGGGCATAGCGCACAAACCAGTTCGTGTGCCGCGAATAGTTGTACAAAAGCCTCAGATCGGCGCGGGTGTTTTCGAAATCTTCGGTGATGTCGAATTCGCCGCGGGTGTAACGGAGAAGAGCGTCGCTTCCCCAGCGGCGTGTAAACCAGTAGTCCAGCCGCACCTCGGGGCTGTAGGTGGTACTGTCATCGCGGGGGGTGGACCAGTCGCGGTATTCCGTGTGGCTGTACTGCAGGGTGACGGCGTTTTGGGCGCCGAACTGGTTGGTGATGCCCACGACCGCGGCATTCCGGGTGTAGGCATCCCTGCCGGTGCGTCCCGAGACACTTTGGTCGAGGGCGGGATCTTCGCTGTGAATGAGGGTGTCCCGCAGAAATCCCTGCGTGTTCCGGGTAAACTGCGAACGGGCATTCAAACTCGCCGCATGGCTCCAACTGTTCAGGTCCGGGTTGTTTCTGTAAAAGTTGTAGGAAGGATCGTAGCTGAGCGAAAGGCCGCTTTCTTTACCGGTGATGTCCAGGGTTGCCCCGGGGGAGACGCGGGAGATGAAATCCTCCTCACGGTTGTCTTTGCTGCGAAAGACGTTGTCCGTGTACTCCTCGGACAGGCTCAGCCGCGGCGCAAAGGTGATTCGCGCGCCGAAGGCCTGCGATGAAAGGCAAAGACACATGAAGACGAGCAAGCTGTATCGATAGTATTTTCGCATATTTTTACAGGCTTTACAGGATTAACGGGATTAATATGACTTAATTGGCATACGGAAATCGTGAGACGTTGAAATCGTGAAACGTTGAAATCGTTAAACGTGAAACGTGAAACGTAAGACGTAAGACGTGCTGCTCGTTTAACGGTATTCGGGTCGCAAGGCACAGGGAACAGGGCTCAAGGGGTTAAACACAAAGAAGAAGCTTAACGCGTTGAATTTGCTTTGCGCCGTACGCCTTTCGCCTTTCGCTCTACTGGCGTCCAGATTTTTATATTTTGCCACAAACAGACACAGACAAACTTCTCTTTCGTCGAACAAAGGATTTTTATGTCTGTGGAATTCTGTGCCTGCCCTGTGGAATTCTGCGAAGCAGACCCAACGGGATTCCACTGGGTAAATCTGTGGCCAATTTTATCACTTAAACATCATAACAGCGGGGTACACGCTGTTATTCTGCGAAGCAGAATTGAAATACTTTTTCTCTGCGAACTCTGCGAGAGATAATATATAGCGGCGAAGCCGCGTTAAATAAAAGATGGGCACCATCTTTTATCAGGGAACGATGATGGTGTCGTCCGCCTGGATTTGGACGTTCTGCCCGAAATCATTGCCTTTGACGATCTGCTTGTAATTGATGCGGATGATCTTGTCCTGTCCGTCCACCTTGCGCAGAAGG harbors:
- the rfbC gene encoding dTDP-4-dehydrorhamnose 3,5-epimerase, producing MNLIDIDIPGPKIIEPDVYPDRRGFFCETYQKRRFAENGIQTIFVQDNLSSSGKGTLRGLHYQHPHAQAKLVQVVQGAVLDVIVDIRRGSPFFGKWAGVTLSAENKRQFFVPEGFAHGYCVLSEAAVFTYKCSDYYAPDCEKGVLWSDPGIGIQWPLKDPVLSDKDRHYPCLKDVAPDALPE
- a CDS encoding outer membrane beta-barrel protein, which encodes MRKYYRYSLLVFMCLCLSSQAFGARITFAPRLSLSEEYTDNVFRSKDNREEDFISRVSPGATLDITGKESGLSLSYDPSYNFYRNNPDLNSWSHAASLNARSQFTRNTQGFLRDTLIHSEDPALDQSVSGRTGRDAYTRNAAVVGITNQFGAQNAVTLQYSHTEYRDWSTPRDDSTTYSPEVRLDYWFTRRWGSDALLRYTRGEFDITEDFENTRADLRLLYNYSRHTNWFVRYAHTVMTYLGDSDDYQLYYPSIGFDYTPDETTSLSLEAGPLIRAYSDRKEEYGTSVFGEGRKTWPFKRGSLSAFVRNGLDYDYASAQNLGLYYYTSVGGNAVYNFQEDLSGNLSASYGYNAYVDQSPERYDNTFRAGMGLRYLVAYYCALNLNYSFYDLISTDDNQEFYENRVYLGVSFYTRSPYVLRK